In Niallia sp. FSL W8-0635, one genomic interval encodes:
- a CDS encoding competence protein CoiA: MFTAITEKGSIINLFTIKDKDELKVLKSIPTYCPECKGRVILKMGEKKITHFAHERKEWCKANGEAESSYHLQGKLQLYEKLLQLKLEPQLEPYYSEIKQRADISFIWNNKKYVIEYQCAVISPQLVKKRTAGYQKINIHPIWIIGFQQLKKWNPIKLKLSAFIYHFFTSYQGQYLLPTYCPFDKVFYLLQNPIPISISQTFISTYSYPLVKIDGDLPTFPSRKLHYSYWREMIHRQKTKDLHYLTKMNDQFLKELYARALHPHFLPPFIGIPLKEGFLIETPPIFWQAYICLDTFYLGGEMKIYPLQKIYTCFQERINKGQVKIREFPFLPKLEWKTVVQQYLRILVSLEVLEEIKPDFFRLLPVKKIRDYRLQTKEEVVFYNKLKNLFDKHNDK, from the coding sequence TTGTTTACAGCTATAACCGAAAAAGGAAGCATTATAAATTTATTTACTATCAAAGACAAGGACGAATTAAAAGTGTTGAAAAGCATACCGACATATTGTCCAGAATGTAAAGGCCGTGTCATTCTGAAAATGGGTGAAAAAAAGATTACTCATTTTGCGCATGAAAGGAAAGAATGGTGTAAAGCAAATGGAGAGGCAGAGTCTTCTTATCATTTGCAAGGTAAGCTGCAATTGTATGAAAAGCTCCTTCAGTTAAAACTAGAGCCGCAACTAGAGCCGTATTATTCAGAAATAAAGCAACGAGCCGATATTAGCTTTATCTGGAATAATAAAAAGTACGTTATCGAATATCAATGTGCTGTCATTTCTCCGCAGTTAGTAAAAAAACGTACAGCTGGCTATCAAAAAATAAACATTCACCCCATTTGGATTATTGGCTTCCAACAATTGAAAAAATGGAACCCTATCAAATTGAAACTTTCCGCATTTATTTATCACTTTTTCACATCATATCAGGGGCAGTATCTTCTTCCAACATATTGTCCATTTGATAAAGTCTTTTATTTGCTTCAAAATCCTATCCCCATCTCTATCTCCCAAACATTTATCTCCACGTATTCCTATCCATTAGTAAAAATAGATGGAGACCTTCCAACATTTCCTAGTAGGAAGTTACATTACTCTTATTGGCGAGAGATGATACATCGACAAAAGACGAAGGATTTACATTACCTAACAAAAATGAATGATCAATTTTTAAAAGAGCTATATGCTAGAGCTTTACATCCCCATTTTTTGCCCCCATTTATCGGCATCCCTTTAAAAGAGGGTTTCCTTATTGAAACTCCCCCAATATTTTGGCAGGCATATATTTGTCTAGATACTTTTTACCTTGGGGGAGAAATGAAAATATATCCATTGCAAAAAATCTATACATGTTTCCAAGAAAGAATAAATAAGGGACAAGTAAAAATAAGAGAATTTCCTTTTCTACCAAAATTAGAATGGAAAACAGTAGTTCAGCAATATTTACGCATTCTGGTAAGCCTCGAAGTTTTGGAAGAAATAAAACCAGATTTTTTTAGACTTCTTCCTGTAAAAAAGATAAGAGATTATCGATTACAGACAAAAGAGGAAGTGGTATTTTATAACAAATTGAAAAATCTTTTTGATAAGCATAACGATAAATGA
- the pepF gene encoding oligoendopeptidase F encodes MSTETGVKKLPLRNEVPTEDTWRLEDIFATDEEWDKELEEVKKLSQKATDYQGKLADGADVLYEALQYQDELLSRLGKLYTYAHMRYDQDTTNSYYQGVDGRIKSLYAQAASALAYMVPELLSIDEKVINGFLEEKKDLQLYKKALEEINLQRPHVLSAEQEALLAQASEVLDSSSNTFGMLNNADLEFPSIKDENGEEVEVTHGRYSRFLESADQRVRHDAFKAVYDTYGKFKNTFASTLSGEVKNHTFNAKIRNYNSPRHAALAANNIPEQVYENLVETINKNLPLLHRYVKLRKKVLGVKELHMYDLYTPLVKDVKMEIPYEEAKDLVVKGLAPLGEEYTSILKEGFENRWVDVPENKGKRSGAYSSGAYGTNPYILMNWQDNVNNLFTLAHEFGHSVHSYYTRKSQPYPYGNYSIFVAEVASTCNESLLNDYLLKTITDKQKRLYLLNYFLEGFRGTVFRQTMFAEFEQLIHEKASNDEPLTADLLTKEYYALNQKYFGDEDIVIDEEIGLEWSRIPHFYYNFYVYQYATGYSAATALSKQILEEGKPAVERYIEFLKAGSSDYPIEVLKKAGVDMTSKTPIEEACKVFEEKLNEMESLLNEL; translated from the coding sequence ATGTCAACTGAAACAGGTGTAAAGAAATTACCATTGCGCAATGAGGTTCCAACAGAAGATACGTGGAGATTAGAGGATATTTTCGCAACGGATGAAGAATGGGACAAAGAATTGGAAGAAGTAAAGAAGTTATCTCAAAAGGCAACTGATTATCAAGGCAAGTTAGCTGATGGTGCTGATGTTCTTTATGAAGCTTTACAATATCAAGATGAACTATTATCAAGACTTGGAAAATTATATACATATGCACATATGCGCTATGACCAAGATACAACGAATAGTTACTATCAAGGTGTAGATGGGCGTATTAAAAGCTTATATGCACAAGCTGCAAGTGCACTAGCATATATGGTTCCGGAATTATTATCGATTGATGAAAAAGTAATTAACGGGTTTTTAGAAGAAAAGAAAGATTTACAGCTGTATAAAAAGGCGTTGGAAGAAATCAATTTACAACGTCCCCATGTTTTGAGTGCAGAACAGGAAGCATTATTAGCACAAGCTTCCGAAGTGTTGGATTCATCTAGTAATACATTTGGAATGTTAAATAATGCTGATTTGGAATTCCCAAGTATTAAGGATGAGAATGGGGAAGAGGTAGAGGTTACACATGGTCGGTATTCTCGCTTTTTAGAAAGTGCAGACCAACGTGTACGCCATGATGCTTTTAAGGCGGTTTATGACACCTATGGAAAATTTAAGAATACCTTTGCCTCAACCTTAAGTGGAGAAGTGAAAAATCATACATTCAATGCAAAGATAAGAAACTATAATTCTCCAAGACATGCTGCACTTGCTGCGAACAATATTCCAGAACAAGTGTATGAAAACTTAGTGGAAACGATAAACAAAAATTTACCATTATTGCATCGCTATGTGAAGCTTCGTAAAAAAGTCCTAGGTGTGAAGGAGCTACATATGTATGATCTTTATACACCATTAGTAAAAGATGTGAAAATGGAAATACCATATGAAGAAGCAAAAGATTTAGTGGTGAAAGGTTTGGCTCCTCTTGGAGAAGAGTATACTTCTATTTTAAAAGAAGGATTTGAAAATCGCTGGGTGGATGTTCCGGAAAATAAGGGGAAAAGAAGTGGGGCATATTCTTCTGGAGCCTATGGTACAAATCCTTATATATTAATGAACTGGCAGGATAATGTTAATAATTTATTTACATTAGCTCATGAATTTGGTCATTCTGTGCATAGCTACTATACAAGAAAATCACAACCATATCCATATGGGAATTATTCGATTTTTGTTGCTGAGGTTGCATCTACTTGTAATGAATCCTTATTAAATGACTATTTACTGAAAACCATTACGGATAAACAAAAACGTCTATACTTACTTAATTATTTCTTAGAAGGCTTTAGAGGTACCGTATTCCGTCAAACGATGTTTGCTGAATTTGAACAATTAATTCATGAAAAGGCAAGTAATGATGAGCCATTAACAGCTGATTTATTAACAAAGGAATATTATGCCTTAAATCAAAAGTATTTTGGAGATGAAGATATCGTAATTGACGAGGAAATTGGCTTAGAATGGTCAAGAATTCCACATTTCTATTACAATTTCTATGTGTATCAATACGCAACTGGTTATAGTGCTGCAACTGCATTGAGTAAACAAATATTAGAGGAAGGAAAGCCTGCGGTGGAACGATATATTGAGTTCCTAAAGGCAGGAAGCTCCGATTATCCAATTGAAGTACTTAAAAAAGCGGGAGTAGATATGACTAGTAAAACGCCGATTGAGGAAGCGTGTAAGGTGTTTGAAGAGAAATTAAATGAGATGGAAAGCTTATTGAATGAACTATAA
- a CDS encoding ClpXP adapter SpxH family protein translates to MEKDFSISKPKTADDNCQESKPLEIYMFIDPLCPECWALEPIMKKLQIEYGRYFSLKHVLSGRLSSLNCSKKSKHANLAEFWEKTASRSGMSCDGSLWFDNPIVSPHLPSIALKAAELQGRKSGMKFLRKLQELLFLEKKNIATFDVLKSCAKSIGIDVIEFVSDIHSNSAAKAFQCDLKITREMEVNEIPTLVFFNENIEEEGIKVTGYYPYEVYVQIIEEMLQIQPEKAAPPPLESFLECFKFVASKELSVVYNKSIQEIEKEMKKLQLRQLVEQIPAKYGVFWKYIG, encoded by the coding sequence ATGGAAAAAGACTTTTCTATATCCAAGCCGAAAACAGCTGATGATAATTGCCAAGAAAGCAAACCACTTGAAATATATATGTTTATCGATCCACTTTGTCCCGAATGCTGGGCACTTGAGCCTATTATGAAAAAATTGCAGATTGAGTATGGACGATATTTCTCCCTTAAACATGTATTAAGCGGAAGACTATCTTCATTAAATTGCAGTAAGAAAAGCAAGCATGCTAATCTTGCTGAGTTTTGGGAAAAAACCGCTAGTCGTTCTGGAATGTCATGTGATGGTTCATTATGGTTTGATAATCCAATCGTTTCTCCACATTTACCTTCGATTGCTCTTAAAGCAGCTGAATTACAAGGTCGGAAATCTGGCATGAAATTCTTACGCAAACTACAGGAGCTTTTGTTTTTGGAGAAAAAAAATATTGCCACATTTGATGTACTGAAATCATGTGCCAAAAGTATAGGAATAGATGTAATAGAGTTTGTATCTGACATTCATTCAAATAGTGCAGCAAAGGCATTTCAGTGTGATTTAAAAATCACAAGAGAAATGGAAGTAAATGAAATTCCAACACTAGTCTTCTTTAATGAAAATATTGAAGAAGAAGGTATTAAAGTTACAGGTTACTATCCTTATGAGGTATATGTTCAAATCATCGAAGAAATGCTGCAGATCCAACCAGAAAAAGCAGCTCCACCACCTCTTGAAAGCTTTTTAGAATGTTTTAAGTTTGTTGCGTCAAAGGAATTATCTGTTGTTTATAATAAATCAATACAAGAAATTGAAAAAGAAATGAAGAAATTACAATTACGTCAACTAGTGGAACAAATACCAGCTAAATACGGGGTATTTTGGAAATATATCGGTTAA
- a CDS encoding globin domain-containing protein: MVENMSTPYERIGEATLNKLVDTFYNHVGQHPDLAPIFPEDLTETARKQKQFLTQFLGGPSLYSNEHGHPMLRARHLPFQITEKRAHAWLACMDQAMEEVDLDSELREGIFSRLVLTAKHMINSEEIETKKGDNT, encoded by the coding sequence ATGGTCGAGAACATGTCGACACCTTATGAACGAATCGGTGAAGCCACATTAAATAAACTTGTAGATACGTTCTACAATCATGTTGGTCAACATCCTGACCTAGCTCCTATCTTCCCAGAAGATTTAACAGAAACAGCTCGTAAACAAAAACAATTTCTTACGCAATTTTTAGGTGGTCCATCCCTTTATTCAAATGAACATGGTCATCCAATGCTAAGAGCAAGACATTTACCTTTTCAAATAACGGAAAAACGGGCACATGCATGGTTAGCTTGTATGGATCAAGCAATGGAAGAAGTAGACCTAGATAGTGAACTGCGAGAAGGAATTTTTTCAAGACTCGTGCTGACAGCAAAACATATGATCAATTCGGAGGAAATCGAAACTAAAAAAGGTGATAACACGTGA